A stretch of the Halomonas sp. BDJS001 genome encodes the following:
- a CDS encoding TRAP transporter substrate-binding protein, producing the protein MRKQLLATLATLGMLTTAPFVLANPIEIQVNNTMSEGGSESAAVERFAEYLEEQAPGRFEVRPFLAGSLGGENAVLELLNLGQTQLSITGGNWRQQYAPEYDAITVPFVFTTWDEVDAYMESPSGQALVEKAESQGGLKYFGLQHRGPRHMTANKEIHTPEDLEGFRLRLPSLPVWLEVWEEIGAQVVNVPAPEIYLAMQTGQVDGHENSLSSPYTRRLWEVQDYLIMTSHVQFPWSWVASSRWWDGLEADDQALIEEAIDVARQYGSEQERELDEFYLEALQDEGMTVIEPDVTPFREAALPAIDRVMEDMADGVREDALGNDSE; encoded by the coding sequence ATGCGGAAACAACTACTAGCCACGCTGGCTACCTTAGGCATGCTAACGACGGCCCCGTTCGTCTTGGCTAATCCGATCGAAATTCAAGTCAACAACACTATGAGCGAAGGCGGTTCGGAAAGTGCCGCCGTGGAACGCTTTGCTGAATATTTAGAGGAGCAGGCACCAGGCCGCTTTGAAGTGCGTCCTTTTTTAGCCGGTTCTCTGGGCGGTGAGAACGCTGTGCTTGAACTGCTGAACCTGGGCCAAACCCAGCTCTCCATTACCGGTGGCAACTGGCGCCAGCAGTATGCGCCTGAATACGATGCCATTACGGTTCCTTTTGTGTTCACCACGTGGGATGAAGTAGACGCCTATATGGAGAGTCCGTCCGGCCAGGCGTTGGTTGAGAAAGCAGAAAGCCAGGGCGGCCTGAAGTATTTTGGTTTGCAGCACCGCGGGCCCCGCCATATGACGGCGAATAAAGAGATCCACACGCCGGAGGATCTGGAAGGTTTCCGCCTGCGCCTGCCTTCGCTGCCGGTATGGCTGGAAGTGTGGGAAGAGATCGGTGCTCAGGTAGTGAATGTGCCTGCGCCAGAGATTTATCTCGCCATGCAGACCGGCCAGGTAGATGGCCACGAGAACTCGCTCTCCTCCCCCTACACTCGCCGCCTCTGGGAAGTACAGGACTACCTGATCATGACCAGCCACGTACAGTTTCCGTGGAGCTGGGTGGCCAGCTCGCGCTGGTGGGATGGCCTAGAAGCCGATGACCAGGCATTGATTGAAGAGGCAATCGATGTCGCTCGTCAATACGGTTCAGAGCAAGAGCGTGAACTTGACGAGTTCTATCTAGAAGCGCTGCAGGATGAAGGGATGACCGTCATTGAACCGGATGTGACGCCT
- a CDS encoding LysR family transcriptional regulator, translated as MRRFDFVTLKLFISVADEGRLTAAAEREHLALAAVSKRISDLEALVGTTLLYRRPRGVELTPAGQAFLHHARRIMDNIERLNAELSEYGEGVRGHVRIHSNTSAIIAFLPQDLSAFSRLYPEIKIDLQERVSSEIIAAVRDGLTDIGIFAGHVAAPDLQQLSYRHDRLVLMTPIDHPLAERESIAFNEALVFDFIGLQQDASLQSLLNEQANLAGKALHMRIQVRSFDAICRMIHHGMGVGVLPEQTIYRDLGDLQLKSIPLSDPWAQRELVIGMRRYATLPVTARHLVDHLTQHRRSGSIL; from the coding sequence ATGCGCCGCTTCGATTTCGTCACCCTTAAACTGTTTATCTCCGTAGCGGATGAGGGGCGTCTGACGGCGGCTGCCGAGCGCGAACACTTGGCGCTTGCCGCGGTGAGCAAACGTATTAGCGACCTGGAAGCGCTGGTGGGTACAACGCTGCTCTATCGTCGTCCGCGAGGCGTGGAGTTGACCCCCGCCGGCCAAGCATTTCTGCATCACGCTCGGCGTATTATGGATAACATTGAACGTCTTAACGCAGAGCTTAGCGAATATGGTGAGGGGGTGCGCGGCCATGTGCGCATTCACTCCAATACCTCGGCAATTATTGCCTTTCTACCCCAGGATCTTAGTGCCTTTTCCCGCCTCTATCCGGAAATTAAAATTGATCTACAGGAGCGGGTTAGCAGTGAAATCATTGCCGCGGTTCGCGATGGGCTAACCGACATTGGTATTTTCGCCGGGCATGTGGCGGCGCCCGACCTGCAGCAGCTCTCCTATCGGCATGATCGGTTAGTCCTCATGACGCCCATTGACCATCCCTTGGCTGAGCGCGAAAGCATCGCCTTTAACGAAGCGCTGGTGTTTGATTTTATTGGCTTACAGCAGGACGCTTCGCTGCAATCGCTATTGAATGAACAGGCCAACCTAGCCGGCAAAGCGCTGCATATGCGCATTCAGGTACGCAGCTTCGACGCGATTTGCCGCATGATTCACCATGGCATGGGCGTGGGGGTACTTCCCGAGCAGACCATCTATCGTGATCTGGGCGATTTGCAGCTCAAAAGCATTCCGCTCAGCGACCCATGGGCCCAGCGGGAGTTGGTCATTGGCATGCGCCGTTACGCCACGCTTCCGGTCACAGCTCGGCATTTAGTCGACCACCTCACCCAACATCGCCGGAGTGGGAGCATACTCTAA
- a CDS encoding CaiB/BaiF CoA transferase family protein: MNASEARQLPLQGLKVLELGQLIAGPFATKLLGEFGADVIKIEPPGTGDPLRKWRMLEEGTSLWWHVQTRNKRSVALDLRSEEGQDLVRKLAAEADVVVENFRPGTLDNWGLGWEALSQLNSRLIMVHISGYGQTGPYRDKPGFGVIGEAMGGLRYLTGQPGEPSVRVGVSIGDSLSALYAVIGTLLALQERNRSGLGQEIDVALYESVFAMMESLLPEFDASGQVREPSGSALPGITPSNAYRCQGGDYVLIAGNGDSIFKRLMGVIGRDDLANDPALAHNDGRSQQAEMIDAAIQAWTEDRPRDAILQALDEARVPAGYPYTAEDIAFDPHYLAREMIQTFTRPNGKPLKVPGVLPKLSATPGRIGDGGPTLGQHTDDVLDELGIDHETRDKLRQAGII, from the coding sequence ATGAATGCTTCCGAAGCACGCCAGCTTCCGCTACAGGGCTTAAAAGTTCTAGAGCTTGGCCAACTGATTGCAGGGCCATTCGCCACCAAGCTGCTGGGCGAATTCGGCGCCGATGTAATTAAAATTGAGCCGCCGGGCACCGGCGACCCACTTCGCAAATGGCGAATGCTGGAAGAAGGCACCTCGCTGTGGTGGCATGTGCAAACCCGCAACAAGCGCTCTGTGGCGCTGGATTTGCGCAGTGAAGAGGGCCAAGACCTAGTGCGCAAGCTCGCCGCCGAAGCCGACGTGGTGGTGGAGAACTTCCGCCCCGGCACATTAGACAACTGGGGGCTAGGCTGGGAAGCGCTCTCTCAACTCAATTCCCGGCTGATCATGGTGCATATTTCAGGCTACGGGCAAACGGGGCCTTACCGCGACAAACCCGGTTTTGGGGTGATTGGCGAAGCCATGGGCGGGCTTCGTTACCTCACCGGCCAGCCGGGAGAGCCTTCGGTACGCGTGGGCGTAAGCATCGGCGACTCGCTTTCCGCACTTTACGCCGTCATCGGTACACTACTCGCTCTTCAGGAGCGCAACCGCAGCGGTCTGGGCCAAGAGATCGACGTCGCGCTATATGAGTCGGTTTTTGCCATGATGGAGAGCCTGCTACCGGAGTTCGATGCCAGCGGCCAAGTGCGCGAACCCAGCGGCAGCGCCCTGCCCGGCATTACCCCCTCAAACGCCTACCGCTGCCAGGGCGGCGATTACGTGCTGATTGCCGGTAACGGCGACAGCATCTTCAAGCGCTTAATGGGCGTGATTGGTCGTGATGATCTGGCCAATGACCCGGCGCTGGCCCACAACGATGGGCGCAGCCAGCAAGCGGAGATGATTGATGCGGCGATTCAGGCCTGGACGGAAGATCGCCCTCGGGATGCCATTCTTCAAGCCCTAGACGAGGCCCGTGTGCCCGCAGGCTACCCCTACACGGCAGAAGATATCGCCTTTGATCCCCACTACCTAGCGCGGGAAATGATTCAAACCTTTACCCGCCCTAACGGTAAACCGTTAAAAGTGCCCGGCGTACTGCCCAAGCTGAGCGCTACCCCTGGACGAATCGGCGACGGTGGCCCGACTCTTGGCCAGCATACCGACGACGTATTGGACGAGCTGGGCATTGATCATGAAACCCGCGACAAACTGCGCCAAGCGGGCATAATCTAA